The sequence GACACCCGCTTCGGCCGGGCCGTCTTCCACGACCTCAGGAACATCCGCAGGGGCGCCGACGTACTGGTCCGCGACGGGGCGGGGAAGACCCTGCGCTTCACGGTCACGGGGAAGGAAGCGGTCAGCAAGCAGGCGTTCCCCACCGGGAAGGTCTACGGCCCGACGAAGGACAGCACACTGCGGCTCATCACCTGCGACGGGGAGTTCGACGCGGAAGGCCACCCGGTGGACAACCTGATCGTGTACGGCGTCCTCGTCTGAGGGCCGACGCGGCGGGAAACGTACGTGCTCGCGGCGGCGTACCGGGGCGGCGTCACCGGCCGGGATCCGGATGGCAGCCGATCGGACAGACTCGTGCCACCCGGTGTCTACCCGTGGGTAACTGGCGCTGCTTGGATGGGGGGCGCCCGGTAAGCCCCCCACTCGACCCAGGAGACCTCGTGCCGAACACCGCGCTCCGCCGCCTCACCGGCGTCACCCTGTCCGCCGCGCTCGCCGCCGTCACCCTCGCCGCGAACGCTCCCCAGGCGGCGGCTGCCGAGACCCCGTCGCTGCGGGTGCTCTCGTACAACGCTTTCCTCTTCAGCAAGACGCTCTACCCCAACTGGGGCCAGGACCACCGGGCGGCCGAGATCCCGAAGACGTCGTTCTTCCAGGGCAACGACGTCGTGGTGATCCAGGAGGCCTTCGACAACGGCGCCTCCGAGGCGTTGCAGCGCAACGCCTCCGCCCAGTACCCGTACCAGACCCCGGTGGTCGGCCGGAGCAAGAGCGGCTGGGACGCGACGGGCGGCTCCTACTCGGCGACCACGCCGGAGGACGGCGGCGTCACCATCCTCAGCAAGTGGCCGATCGTCCGCAAGGAGCAGTTCGTCTTCAAGAACGCGTGCGGGGCCGACTGGTTCTCGAACAAGGGCTTCGCCTACGCGGTCCTGAACGTCAACGGCGCCCGGGTCCACGTCGTCGGCACCCACGCCCAGTCGACCGACCCCGGCTGCTCGGCGGGCGAGGCCGCGCAGATGCGCAGCCGGCAGTTCAAGCAGATGGACGCATTCCTCGACGCGAAGAACATCCCGGCCTCCGAACAGGTCGTCGTGGCGGGCGACTTCAACGTCGACGGACACTCGGCGGAGTACGCGTCGTTCCTCTCCGACGCCGGCCTGAGCACCCCGGACTCCCGGACGGGCCACCCGTACTCCTTCGACACCCGCGACAACTCTATAGCGTCCGAGCGCTACCCCGACGACCCGCGCGAGGACCTGGACCACGTGCTGCACCGCACGGGTCACGCCAAGCCGTCGGGCTGGAAGAACGACGTGGTCAAGGAGCAGAGCGCCCCCTGGACGGTGTCCAGCTGGGGCAAGAAGTACACGTACACGAACCTCTCCGACCACTACCCGGTGATCGGCTCCGGCCAGTAGTCGCACCCTGGCCTCGCTGTCCCCTCCGGCCCCCGGGCCGAGGGGACAGCGCCGTTCCCGGGCCCGGTCGCGCCCGGCCGGGACCCCTGACGGCACGCGCCCGGGGGCTGTCCTGCCGAGGATCCGGCAGGACAGGCGGGGTCGCCCGGCCCCCGCCGGGGGCGGTCCGGGATGCTGGTGCCGGGAGTACGAACCCGAAGGAGTACCCGTGAGCGACCTCCAGCAGCCCTTCACCCTCATCCCCGGGGCCGCCGGCTCCCCGGTCCTCCTCCACGTACCGCACGGATCCCGCCGCGTCCCCCACCACGTGCGTCAGGGGATCACGTTGGACGACCCCGCCCTGGAGCGCGAGCTCGACCACATCACCGACGCCCACACCGCCGAACTGGCCGCGGCCGCGGCGGCGCTCGCCCCGGTCGCCCCCTGGCGCTTCGTCAACAACCTGTCCCGGCTCGTCGTCGACCCCGAACGCTTCCCGGACGAGCGGGAGGAGATGCTCGCCGTCGGCATGGGCGCGGTCTACACCCGCACCACCCACCGCGAACAGCTCCGCCCGCCGGGGGACGACCCCTCTCCCCTGCTGGAGGCGTACTTCCACCCGTACGCGGACGCCATGACCGAGGCGGTCGAGGCACGCATCGCCGCCGCCGGCCGGGCGGTGGTCATCGACGTCCACTCGTACCCGACCGCGCCGCTCCCCTACGAGCTGCACGGCACCGGCCCTCGCCAGCCCGTCTGCCTGGGCACCGACCCGTTCCACACCCCGCCGGGCCTCCTCGCGGCGGCCAGGGCGGCGTTCGGCGACCGTTTCGGCCGTGGCGGCATCGGGCACGACACCCCGTTCGCCGGTACGTACGTCCCTCTCCGGCACTACGGGTCGGACCGCCGGGTCACCGCGCTGATGATCGAGATCCGCCGCGACACGTACATGACCGAGCCGGGCGGGCCTGCGGGACCGGGCCTGGAGATGCTGGCGGGGGCTCTGGCGGAGCTGGTGGGGAGCGTCACTTCCCGGTGACCACCCCTCCAGCGGCGGGGAAGAGCCCCGACGTGAAGGCGAGGACGACGTCGGCCGCTTCGCGCGGGGTGCATCAGTCAGGTGACGGCGGGCGGTGGGTCCGCTGTGCGGCCCGTCCCACAGCGCGAGGCTGATGCGCTGCCCGGCGTCCGCCCAGGCGGGCGGGGTCCGGACGACCAGGTACAGGGGCCTCGCCCGGTCGCGCTCCGGTGGGTCGTAGCGGGCCAGGAGGATGGTCAGCCCCGGGCGCAGCAGCCCGTGCGGGGCAATTCTCGGCATGTGCCAGCGCAGCAGGTCGGGGGCCAGGTGGCGCAGGTCCGCCCGGATGCGGGCGGCGAGGGCCCGGCCGTGGCTGCCTGCCACGGGCCGTAGTTGGAGATCGACGCCGACGCCTGCCGCGGCGCACGCTCCTGCCCAGTCCCCGGCCTCGCGGCGGGCGGTCGCCGTCGCGATCATCACGGGCGGCACGGCGAACTCGCGTACGCGCGGCCAGAAGGAGGGGAGACGGAGGTCGGACGGGTGGGAATCCCGGTTCGCGGTCGAAGGGAGCATCAGCACTCACCTTGCGCGGACGGGGCACCCAATCTGTTCGTGGAGTGAGTCATCGCGGGGAGCACAGCCACGGATCGCCCCTATCCGTCAGGCTCTTCTTCGGCGTGGTGCGGTGTGCGGGCGCCGGCCCCGCACACCGCACCACGAGCACCGAGATCCGAGCACCCAACACCGGTGGCAGGACGGGCGGTTGCGCCGGGCCCGCCCACCGCCCGGAGCGACTGCCCGTACCGGGTGTCAGAAGAACACCCCGCACCGCAGCAGCACGTTCGCGTACGGCCGCGCCTCGCCCGTGCGGACCACCAGGCGGGTCGTCGCCGTGAGCGCCTTGAGGTCGTCGTGCGGGACCGACTCCAGCCAGGGGAAGTGGGTGTCCAGGAGCGCCGCGGCCGCCGGGTTGGCGTCGCGGATCTCCTCGGCGGCCGTCGCGCCCTCGACGACCAGTTCGTCGAGCAGGCCGTCCAGCACCTCGGCGAACGACGGGGTCCCGGCGCGGAAGGCCAGGTCGACGACGCGGGGGCCGGGCGGGATCGGCAGGCCGGCGTCGCAGACCAGGACGGTGTCGCCGTGGCCGAGTTCGGCGATCGCGCCCGCCAGGTGGCGGTTGAGGATGCCCGACTTCTTCACAGCGCGTCGACCTCCTCCAGCGTCGGGAACGACTCCTGCGCCCCGCGGGCGGTGACCGCCGCCGCGCCCACCCTGACCGCGAAGGCCGCCGCCTCCCGCAGGTCGTCGCCGCGGCCGAGGCGCCAGGCGAGGGCCGCCGTGAACGCGTCCCCGGCGCCGGTCGTGTCGACGGCCTCGACCTTCGGGCTGACGAGGTGGTCCAGGGAGCCCGTACGGCCGTCCGCGACCAGGGCCCCGGCGGCGCCCAGGGTGACGACGACCGAGCGCGGGCCCAGCGCGAGGAGAGCCGGGGCCCAGTCGTGCGGCCCCTCCCCCGCGTCCCCGCCCAGGATGTACCGCGCCTCGTGCTCGTTGACCACCAGCGGATCGCACGCGGCGAGCACCTCCTCGGAGAGCGGGGCGGGCGGCGACGGGTTGAGGACGAGCCGGGTGTCCGGCCCCCGGCCGCGTACCGTCTCGGCCACCGTGTCCAGGGGGATCTCCAGCTGTACGGAGACCACCCGGGCGGCGGCCAGCAGCGGGGCCGCCGCCCGGACGTCCTCGGGCGTGAGACGGCCGTTGGCTCCCGGGGAGACCACGATGCTGTTGTCGCCCGAGGGGTCGACGGTGATCAAAGCGACGCCGGTGGGGGCGCCGCCGACCAGGACGCCGTCCGTGTGCACGCCCGCCGCCCGCTGGGTCTCCAGCAGGAGGCGTCCGTGGTCGTCGTCGCCGACCCGGGCGAGCAGAGCGGTCCTCGCACCGAGGCGGGCGGCTGCCAGGGCCTGGTTGGCGCCCTTGCCGCCGGGGTGGACGGCCAGGTCGGAACCGAGGACGGTCTCGCCGGGGGCGGGGCGGCGCTCGACGCCGATCACCAGGTCGGCGTTGGCCGACCCGACGACCAGCAGGTCGTACCGGTCGTCGGGGGCGTTGTCGCGCATGGGGGTGCTTCCTGCTTTCGTCGGTCGGAGCCGGTGGACGGATTCGGTGAGCGCGGCTCAGGAGAAGTCGGCGGCATTCTCCCGGGTGACCACCTTCACCGGCACCTTCACCGTGCTCGCGACCTTCTCGTCCTGCGCGGCCTTGACCGCGTTCCGCACCGCGATCTTCCCGAGTTCGGCAGGCTGTTGGGCGACGGACGCGTAGAGCGTGCCGGCCTCGACCGCCTTCAGGCCGTCCGGGGTGCCGTCGAATCCGACGACCGAGACGGACTTCCCGGCCTTGCCGCCGAGGGCCTTGACCGCGCCGAGCGCCATCTCGTCGTTCTCGGCGAAGACGCCCGTGACGTCGGGGTGCGACTGGATCAGGTTCGTCATGACGTCGAGGCCCTTGGTGCGGTCGAAGTCCGCGGGCTGCTTGGCGACCACCTTGATGTCCGGGTACGCCTTGAGGCCTTCGGCGAAGCCGGCCCCGCGCTCGCGGCTGGCGGAGGTGCCCGCCGTGCCCTGGAGGATGACGATGCTGCCCCTGCCGCCGAGCTTGTCGGCCAGCGCGTCGGCGGCGAGCTTGCCGCCCGCCACGTTGTCGGAGGCGACGAGGGTCGCGGTGTCGGCCTTGTTGACGCCCCGGTCGGCGGCGATCACGGGAATGTCCGCCTGGTTGGCGCTGCGGACGCCCGGCCCGACGGCGTCCGAGTCCACCGGGTTGACGATGATCGAGGATACTCCCGAACTGGTGAAGTTCTGGAGCTGGTTGGCCTGCTGGGAGGCGTCGTTCTGGGCATCGGTGACGGTGAGGTCGACGCCCGCCTTCTCCGCTTCCGCCTGTGCGCCTTCCTTCATCTGCACGAAGAAGGGGTTGTTGAGCGTGGAGAGGGACATGCCGATCCGCTTCGTGGAGCCGGACGAACCGGAGTTGACGTAGGAGACGGCGCCGGCGACGAGCGCCACGGCGAGGGCCGCCCCGGCGAACTTGAGTGCTCCCCTGCGCCCGGCGCCCGGCGCGCCGGGCGCCGTCCCCGCCGAGGGAGCCGCGCCCGAACCGGCCTTCCGGCGCAGCGTGTCGAGCAAGACGGCCAGCGCGATGACGACACCGATGACGACCTGCTGCCAGAACGCCGACACGGAGAGGAGGTTGAGGCCGTTGCGGAGGACGGCGAGGATCAGCGCGCCGATGAGAGTGCCGGACGCCTTGCCGACGCCGCCGGCCAGGCTCGCCCCGCCGATGACGACGGCGGCGATGGCGTCGAGTTCGTACCCCTGGGCGGCCTGCGGCTGGGCGGAGACGAGGCGCGAGGCCAGGACGATGCCCGCGACGGCGGCGAAGAGGCCGGACAGAGCGTAGATGACGATCTTCTGGCGCTTGACGCGGAGACCGGAGAGCCGGGCCGCCTCCTCGTTGCCGCCGATCGCGTACATCGAGCGGCCGATGAACGTGCGGCCGAGGATCAGCGCGGTGACCAGGCCCATCGCGATCATCACGAGGACCGGAACGGGAAGCCATCCGC is a genomic window of Streptomyces sp. YPW6 containing:
- the sph gene encoding sphingomyelin phosphodiesterase, translating into MPNTALRRLTGVTLSAALAAVTLAANAPQAAAAETPSLRVLSYNAFLFSKTLYPNWGQDHRAAEIPKTSFFQGNDVVVIQEAFDNGASEALQRNASAQYPYQTPVVGRSKSGWDATGGSYSATTPEDGGVTILSKWPIVRKEQFVFKNACGADWFSNKGFAYAVLNVNGARVHVVGTHAQSTDPGCSAGEAAQMRSRQFKQMDAFLDAKNIPASEQVVVAGDFNVDGHSAEYASFLSDAGLSTPDSRTGHPYSFDTRDNSIASERYPDDPREDLDHVLHRTGHAKPSGWKNDVVKEQSAPWTVSSWGKKYTYTNLSDHYPVIGSGQ
- a CDS encoding N-formylglutamate amidohydrolase: MSDLQQPFTLIPGAAGSPVLLHVPHGSRRVPHHVRQGITLDDPALERELDHITDAHTAELAAAAAALAPVAPWRFVNNLSRLVVDPERFPDEREEMLAVGMGAVYTRTTHREQLRPPGDDPSPLLEAYFHPYADAMTEAVEARIAAAGRAVVIDVHSYPTAPLPYELHGTGPRQPVCLGTDPFHTPPGLLAAARAAFGDRFGRGGIGHDTPFAGTYVPLRHYGSDRRVTALMIEIRRDTYMTEPGGPAGPGLEMLAGALAELVGSVTSR
- the rbsD gene encoding D-ribose pyranase, encoding MKKSGILNRHLAGAIAELGHGDTVLVCDAGLPIPPGPRVVDLAFRAGTPSFAEVLDGLLDELVVEGATAAEEIRDANPAAAALLDTHFPWLESVPHDDLKALTATTRLVVRTGEARPYANVLLRCGVFF
- a CDS encoding ribokinase; the protein is MRDNAPDDRYDLLVVGSANADLVIGVERRPAPGETVLGSDLAVHPGGKGANQALAAARLGARTALLARVGDDDHGRLLLETQRAAGVHTDGVLVGGAPTGVALITVDPSGDNSIVVSPGANGRLTPEDVRAAAPLLAAARVVSVQLEIPLDTVAETVRGRGPDTRLVLNPSPPAPLSEEVLAACDPLVVNEHEARYILGGDAGEGPHDWAPALLALGPRSVVVTLGAAGALVADGRTGSLDHLVSPKVEAVDTTGAGDAFTAALAWRLGRGDDLREAAAFAVRVGAAAVTARGAQESFPTLEEVDAL
- a CDS encoding substrate-binding domain-containing protein encodes the protein MATETLKRDTGAGGASVIRRVLLDNGALSALVVLVVAMSLLSGDFLTTQNLLNIGVQAAVTAILAFGVTFVIVAAGIDLSVGSVAALSATVLAWSATSAGVPVVLAVVLAIATGIACGFVNGALISYGKLPPFIATLAMLSIARGLSLVISQGSPIAFPDSVSRLGDTLGGWLPVPVLVMIAMGLVTALILGRTFIGRSMYAIGGNEEAARLSGLRVKRQKIVIYALSGLFAAVAGIVLASRLVSAQPQAAQGYELDAIAAVVIGGASLAGGVGKASGTLIGALILAVLRNGLNLLSVSAFWQQVVIGVVIALAVLLDTLRRKAGSGAAPSAGTAPGAPGAGRRGALKFAGAALAVALVAGAVSYVNSGSSGSTKRIGMSLSTLNNPFFVQMKEGAQAEAEKAGVDLTVTDAQNDASQQANQLQNFTSSGVSSIIVNPVDSDAVGPGVRSANQADIPVIAADRGVNKADTATLVASDNVAGGKLAADALADKLGGRGSIVILQGTAGTSASRERGAGFAEGLKAYPDIKVVAKQPADFDRTKGLDVMTNLIQSHPDVTGVFAENDEMALGAVKALGGKAGKSVSVVGFDGTPDGLKAVEAGTLYASVAQQPAELGKIAVRNAVKAAQDEKVASTVKVPVKVVTRENAADFS